Within Sorangiineae bacterium MSr11367, the genomic segment CCGCGGGGGGAAGCTGCCACGGCGGATTCGGGACCCAGACCGAGTGCAAGGGCCGCTGCGACGCCAAAGGAGGCGCCGCCGGAACATGTACGACCTTCTGCGGCTCGCAGTGATATAGCCAAACCACGCAACCCGAGCACCTTCGCAGGCCCATCACACTCGTTCCGCTCGTCGGGGCGCTCTACTTCATGGTGTCGGGCGGGCCGTACGGGCTCGAGGAGCTGGTGCAGAAGACCGGTTTCGGCGCCGCCATCGCCATCTTGGTGGCGACGCCGCTCGTGTGGAGTCTGCCCACGGCGCTGATGGTCGGCGAGCTCGCGGCCGCCGTGCCCGAGGACGGCGGTTACTACGTCTGGGTGCGCCGCGCGCTCGGCGATTTCTGGGGCTACCAGGGCGCCTGGCTGTCGCTCGCGGCCAGCGTCTTCGACATGGCCATCTACCCGACGCTCTTCGTGCTGTACCTGCAGCGCCTCTGGCCGGCCATGGGGCAGCCGCCGTATCCGGTGCTGGTCTCCGTGCTCGTCATCGCAGCGTGCGCCGCGTGGAACATGGCCGGCGCACGCGCCGTGGGCGATGGCTCGGCGTTGATGACCGTGCTGCTCGTGGCACCCTTCGCGGTGCTCTCCGTGTTCGCGCTTCTTTCACCGCGCGCGATGCCGGTCGCCTCCGCGCCGTCGCCGCTCACACTGGGCGACGCGGGGTCGGGGATCCTCATCGCCATGTGGAACTACATGGGCTGGGACAACGCCTCCACGGTCGCCGGCGAAGTGCATCGCCCACAGCGCACGTACCCCGTGGCGGTGTTCGTCGCCATTGCGCTCATCGCCGCGAGCTACACCATTCCGGTCGGCGCCATGTGGTACGCCGGCGTCGACCCTTCGGCGTGGCAGACCGGCTCCTGGGTCGAGGTGGCGCGCCACTACGGCGGCGCGGTGCTGGCTACGTCCGTCGTCGTGGGCGGGATGCTCAGCTCCCTCGGCATGTTCAACGCCCTGTGCCTCTCGTATTCGCGCTTGCCCGTCGTCCTGGCGCGCGACGGCTACTTGCCCGCGGCTTGCGCGCGCCGTTTTCAGGCGAACGATGCTCCGTGGGTGGCGATTCTCCTATGCTCCGCGCTCTGGACGGCGTCGCTCGGTCTCAGCTTCAAGCGGCTCGTCTCGCTCGACATCTTGCTCTACGGAACGAGCCTGGTGCTCGAGTTCGTCGCCTTCGTCGCGCTTCGCCGCCGTGAGCCGGATCTGCCGCGCCCCTTCCTCGTGCCCGGCGGTCTTCCCGTGGCCATTCTCCTGGGCCTGGGGCCGTTGCTCGTGCTCGGCGTGACGCTGGCCGACAACCTTCACGAGGACGCCTTCGGCCTGAACGCCCTCGTCTTCGGCGCCCTCGTCGTCGGCGCGGGCCCCATCTTGTACGGGGTCACGCGCCGACTCTCCTCCCTCCCCCTCAGGGGGAGGGCTGGGGTAGGGGGAGACTAAGGCGTCGTCGACGTCTCTGGAGCGTTCCAGCCCGTGAGGACGACGGTGGGCTGTGCATTTCCGAGGTCGCTGGCGGCGAACTCCCCGACCAACTCACGCTTCTCGCCCGGCAA encodes:
- a CDS encoding APC family permease, yielding MVSGGPYGLEELVQKTGFGAAIAILVATPLVWSLPTALMVGELAAAVPEDGGYYVWVRRALGDFWGYQGAWLSLAASVFDMAIYPTLFVLYLQRLWPAMGQPPYPVLVSVLVIAACAAWNMAGARAVGDGSALMTVLLVAPFAVLSVFALLSPRAMPVASAPSPLTLGDAGSGILIAMWNYMGWDNASTVAGEVHRPQRTYPVAVFVAIALIAASYTIPVGAMWYAGVDPSAWQTGSWVEVARHYGGAVLATSVVVGGMLSSLGMFNALCLSYSRLPVVLARDGYLPAACARRFQANDAPWVAILLCSALWTASLGLSFKRLVSLDILLYGTSLVLEFVAFVALRRREPDLPRPFLVPGGLPVAILLGLGPLLVLGVTLADNLHEDAFGLNALVFGALVVGAGPILYGVTRRLSSLPLRGRAGVGGD